CCGCATCGACCCGCCCAGATATTCCACCTGCTTCTTGGCAAGCGCCAGTCCTAGCCCAGTCCCGCCCTGCTTCCAGGGGTCGCCTCCTGGCACTCGATAGAACTTATCAAAGATGCGTTCTAGTTCTGCTTTAGGAATGTAGCTGCCAGAATTCTGCACAATGATCCGAATATCGGCTGTTGTCGGCTCGACCTGTACGGTGATGGTTTCTCCGGGTGGCGTGTACTTGCAGGCGTTGGTCAATAACTCTCTCAGCACACTGGTCAGGATTTCACTATCCGAATACAGTTCAGGCAATGAAGGAGGGAGCAATACCTGTAGCTGCTGCTGTCGTTCCTGTGCCCGTTCTTGATAAGCAGAAGCAACCTGCTCAACCCATTCAAGAACCTGGATGGGGGCGATCGTCTTAGTGGCTCCGCCTGCTTCTAGCCGCTGTAAGTCCAGCAGGTTATTGACGATCTCAAGCTCCTGATCGCACTGCTGATGCAGGATGCTCAAGTATTGCCGGATTTGCTGACATTGAGTGGTGTTTTCTGTCTCCAGCACTGGTAACACTTGCCCCAGCTTGATTTCTAGTAGATGAATTGCCATCTTGATACTGGCGAGGGGGGATCGAAGTTCGTGAGAGACAGTGCTGAGAAAGTCATCTTTCAGATGAACTAACTGCTGTTGCTCGACTTCCAGGGTCTTGCGTTCCGTAATATCTAAAGCAGTTCCTACCAGGCGCACCACTTGCTGATGCTCATTGACGATCGGCTTACCCTTGCCCAAGATCCATCCGGTTGAGCCATCTGAGCGAATGATTTGCAAATCTAGTTCATACGGCTCTCCCTGCTCTAGTGCGCGTGTTACTGCTGCCTGGAGTCGTGCTGCCTCTTCAGGCAGGTAGTTTTCGCGCAAGTGCTGCTCATAGCTGGGGACAGGCTGCTCTGGGGATAAAGCAAAGATCTGGAAAATCTCATTTGACCAGTTAATTTCTCCAGTTAGCAGGTTGTATTCCCAACTGCCAATTCGAGCAATTTCCTGTGCTTCTCTGAGACGGTCGCTGAGGGCTGTGAGTTCGGCTGTTCGTTCTACTACCCGCTGTTCGAGTTCAGTATTGAGCTGCTGGAGTGCCCGTTCTGCCTGCTTTTGTTCAGTAATGTCTTCCGAGAACATAATGATGCCGCCTACGTCTCCTGCTGCCTGATACCAGGGACGAACCTCCCAGCGGATGAACTTTTCCACTCCATCGGCTCGAACAAACCGATCTTCCTCACATCGCTCAGTTGCTCCTGCCAAGCAGCGTTGGTGGATCTGCTTCCATCGCTCAGGAATGTGAGGCACGATTTCATAGTGCGATCGTTCCATTAAAGCTTCAATCGAGCCAAGCGTGTAGTCATCGACCCATCTTTGGCTCGCTATGAGGTAGCGCATCTGCTGGTCAAACATGGCAATCCCGGCAGGCGCATACTGGGCAAAGAGCTGTAGCAGATTGTCCTTCTCCCTCAGTGCTGCTGCCGATAACTCTGCATTACGTTGCTCACTTTCTCGTAGCGCTTCTTCAACCGCTTTCCGTTCTTCAATCTCCTGCTCTAATTGCTGATTGATTACCCTGAGCTGTTCTGGACTGGGCAGTGCCAGGGCTTTGGGATAGAGCGGGACAAGTTCCATGACAGTAGCAACCGAGACCAGTGCTGTGACTGCCTTAACGCCACCAGAGAACCAATAAACGGGATACCAGAGCGTGACAACATCCAGCCAGTGAGTCGTGCCACAGGAAACAATAAATGCTCCAAACAACCAAAAGAGCCAACGAAAGGGCAGGTCTTTCCGTTTGACCGAAAAGGCAACCAAAAATATTGGAATCGAGTAGTAAGCCAGAGCAATAAAGACATCCGAGAGGAGATGCAGCCCTACTAAGGGAGTCTGCCAGAGATAGCAGTGACCGTGGGGGATGAACGGACCTGAAGACAGCAGGCTTTGCAGGAATGGGGGCATAAATGACCAGTAACACTTGTTTTATGAGAGCCGAAAAACAGCAGCATTACGATTAAGTTGCTCGTAATTCTTAATCTAGTCAACCCAAAGTGTCTGTTACTGTCATTAATTTGGATTTAATTGTGATGAGCGATTAATAGTTAGAGTTCAGCTAGCCTAAACTGATTAATCTTTGAATTATCCAAAGATCGACTGATTCATCATTGGCTACTGCACTGACTTGAAAGCACGAGCATCGGCACCCGCCGATGTGAGCATCTAGCAGCAAGCGTCAGCGCAGCGTCCACTAAACCCCCAAAAAAGCAGAAGTCAAAGGCGATCGATCGTCGATCGATGCAGAATGTCGAATCAGGACTTGGCAGAGGGCAAAAAGAGAATCAATGCTGATGGAGCATTGGAGAAGGGAAAAAAGGATTAATGCGATTGAAGGTGTTGAGGTGCTGAGGTGTTGAAGGGGTAAAAGCTTTTCAGGACAGGACTGGCGCAGCCCTTTCATTTAAGCAGCGGCGGTAGCCGCCAGTTCTTTCATGTTTATATAAGCTTGCACCAAAAGTATAGGGATAGGGCAGAGGGAATAGTGGATGGTTCGATCGCATCACTCTAAGTCTGTCGAATCTATCCAGTCCATGACGGCTACCGCCATGTCTGGAAATAAAGAGGACTGCATGATGTTTCACCCTTCTGCCTGGGCAGGATTTAACTTGTTCAATGCCTGCCTGAAAAAGATTGCCTGTACGCTAATACAGGTTCAAGACTTCCCCTGAGCCGACGACAGCCGAGCGTGTCCTATTGCAAGCAGGTTTTAGTCAATCATCGCCGCGCCTCTGCCTCTGTTCGACAGTCCTGCTCAGCTCTAAAGGGGTAGAGGGCGGTTGCCTTATAGCCGTTCTCGATCTTCTCGAAATACCCCTTTTCAACCCCTTTACCGTAGGCATCCGGGTTCTGGATGAGATAGGTGCGATCGTCTTTGACAGCAAACTTATAAGCCATTGTGATCACAATTTTGAATGGCAAAGTCCTCGACCGGCGCGACCGAGGACTGCTGTTTTGGAGAACAACTAACCGTGCCTTTGCTAGGTGAGAATGATCTTGGTAAATGCTTCTTTGTATAAGCTGTCACAACGATTTTTCAACGTCCTCTTCCTAAAGATAGAGGAAGGATAGAGCAGAGTAAATAGGGGATGGTTCGATCGCATCATTTGTGAATTGGTCGAATCTATCAAGTCCAAGACGGCTACCGCCGTGACTGGATTGGAAAGGGCTGCGCTCTTGCTTGTCCCTTCTGTTGGGCAGGATTCAACTCCTTCAATGCTTTTAAGCTTTCAAGTCTTCAGGTCTTTAAAATCTCAATGTTCTTCAATCTTCAACAGTGATTCTGGGGTTTCAGTGGCACCGGCTGCGCCTGGTGCTTGCTCGCTACGCTGCGCTATGGGCTGCGCTCTCGCTTGCCCTTCCCCTTGAGCCGATCGCTTGTCGCTGCGCTCCGCGTCGTAGCGCGGTGCGATCGTTGTGAGCTAGTCAGGAATGATCGCAGGACAGGACTGGAGGCAGGACGGGTTACAATGTGATGGCGACCTGGTTCTATTAAACGATCGGTGCTATGTGCGATCGTCTCCCACTGATCTCTATCCTCCACCGACCCCAGCATCGCCAACGGGCGATGCGTCCAGGCAAGCGTAGCGTAGCCCCCACCAAACCCCCCAGCAGTGAAGCAGAAGGGCAAAAAGGAATCAATGTTGTTGGTTGAAGGGGAAAAGAATCAATGCTCTTGAAGGCATTGAAGGGGTAAAAGCCTGCCGGACAGGACAGGCGCAGCCTTTCTGACTCTATAGGCGGCGGTAGCCGCAGGGTTTATTTCAGTTTTCCAGGAACCATTTTCAGAGAAGTTTTGTAATAGTCATGATTTAGATTAATCTGTGGGCTTTGAGTCTTCAGATGCAATATCAGCCGTAGCATTACGTCTTTTCCTTTCAACAGGTGTAGCCTCTGAGACGGCATTGCTCCGCTCTCGTGTTGTGGGTGTAGGTTCAGCCACAGCGTTGCTTCGTTCTCGTGTTGTGGGTGTAGGTTCAGCCACAGCATTGCTTCGTTCTCGTGTTGTGGGTGCAGGTGGCAATGCCTGAGATGCCAGTGCAACTGCCTCTAGGTTTTGGCTGGCATTGATTAGTCCGCCTACAAGCGAGACGTTGGTCGGCAAGCTCGCTAACTTAACCACATTATCAAGTTTGGCTTGACTGACCTCGGCAGCAGCTTTGAGCGCCTCGGTTGGTTTATTGGCAGGTACTGCGGGTGCATCACTGCCAGGAGGTTTTGCTGTTTCTCCAGGCTTGGCGGCATCTCCCGCTTTAGGTGGAGCCGGAGCTTGAGTCGCAGCAGATTCAGCCGCTTTCGAGGCTGCTGTAACACTCGCACTGCTGGCAGCACTGGTACTCTTTCCTAGATCCTGAGCTAACCCGACGGTATTAGATAACCCAGAGGCATCACGGAATAAATTGGCGGTTGCCAATGCCTGGATTGCCGCAAAATTTGGATCAGGCATGGGGGAAGGATTGATCAGGTTAATTGCAGGTGGTGCTAATTGCCCAGAAGTTGTGTTATCCGCGATCGCACGAGTCCCCGGTCTGATCCCTTCAATATTAGGTGCTTGAATGGGAATGGGAGACTCTTCCCACTTCCAGAATCGAGTCAGGTCAATTTTTTCCGATGCATTAAATCGACCTAGTACTGCCTCTGCAAAAGTGCCGCCCGTCCCGATCGCGACTGTTGACTGTTCAGTTTTGGCAAAGTCAACGTGCTTTTTCTTCCAGGCTTTCCATTGATTGAGATCTTGCTGTTGCTCAGGTGAAAGCGCTTTAAGTTCATTGGTGTTATAGTTCTCATCATCGAAGTTGTACGGAAAAACAAGATAATTTCCGTAGGTAGTCAACGGCACTGGATCAATATATTCAAGCAGTCGATTGCCTCGGAACGTGTACTTACTTAACAAAAGTGCAATGTCTGCTGGAAAAAGACTTTGCCAGATCGCTTGACTATAATAAGTCGATTTTTCATTCAACTTTACTCGAACGTCATCGCTATTCACAGGCGGATCACTTTCTAAAATTGAAATGGAACCAATCTCAGGGTTGCTTCTAAAGGATGGCACTTCAATAGGGACTGAGATTTTTCTAGTTAGGGAATATCGCGAATTTCTATTTTTAAGGCGTAACTCCAATCGGACATCAACAGAATAAGAGCTATTCAATGTATTTCTGATTTCGCTGATGTCATAGTCTACCAAACCTTGATTTCTCAAATTTTCAAATTCATTGTCCAACTGTGAATTCGAGTTATATTCAAACTTCAACTTTAGCTTTCTAAGTCTTCCTAATGCAGGCGGGTTTTTGATAGGTTGCCCCCATTCAACGGAACGTTCATTGGAATCCTCAAACTCAAGGTTAACGCCCTGAAATCGAATTGTGCTACCGTAAATATTGTAAAGCTGTTGACCGTAATAATCATCTTTTTTTAATTGACGATCTTGAACCTGATCAAAAGTATTAATAAGGATAGATTCAATTTGTTCTTCAGCGTCAAAACTGATTGTGCTACTGTTGTCAACATTTACTTGCCATCTAAAATTTGCATTACCAGAAACAGCTTCAATCTGTTTTCTAGT
The Leptolyngbya ohadii IS1 genome window above contains:
- a CDS encoding sensor histidine kinase; its protein translation is MPPFLQSLLSSGPFIPHGHCYLWQTPLVGLHLLSDVFIALAYYSIPIFLVAFSVKRKDLPFRWLFWLFGAFIVSCGTTHWLDVVTLWYPVYWFSGGVKAVTALVSVATVMELVPLYPKALALPSPEQLRVINQQLEQEIEERKAVEEALRESEQRNAELSAAALREKDNLLQLFAQYAPAGIAMFDQQMRYLIASQRWVDDYTLGSIEALMERSHYEIVPHIPERWKQIHQRCLAGATERCEEDRFVRADGVEKFIRWEVRPWYQAAGDVGGIIMFSEDITEQKQAERALQQLNTELEQRVVERTAELTALSDRLREAQEIARIGSWEYNLLTGEINWSNEIFQIFALSPEQPVPSYEQHLRENYLPEEAARLQAAVTRALEQGEPYELDLQIIRSDGSTGWILGKGKPIVNEHQQVVRLVGTALDITERKTLEVEQQQLVHLKDDFLSTVSHELRSPLASIKMAIHLLEIKLGQVLPVLETENTTQCQQIRQYLSILHQQCDQELEIVNNLLDLQRLEAGGATKTIAPIQVLEWVEQVASAYQERAQERQQQLQVLLPPSLPELYSDSEILTSVLRELLTNACKYTPPGETITVQVEPTTADIRIIVQNSGSYIPKAELERIFDKFYRVPGGDPWKQGGTGLGLALAKKQVEYLGGSMRAESDARGVRFIVSLPIEIC